A section of the Halichoerus grypus chromosome 11, mHalGry1.hap1.1, whole genome shotgun sequence genome encodes:
- the KDM4D gene encoding lysine-specific demethylase 4D, with protein MEAMKSKTNCAQNPSCAIMIFHPTKEEFNDFDKYIAYMESQGAHRAGLAKVIPPKEWKARQTYDDISDILIATPLQQVVSGQAGVFTQYHKKKKAMTVGEYCHLANSRKYGTPPHSDFEDLERKYWKTRLYDSPIYGADISGSLFDENTKEWNLGHLGTIQDLLEQECGVVIEGVNTPYLYFGMWKTTFAWHTEDMDLYSINYLHFGEPKTWYAVPPEHGQRLERLATELFPGSARACEAFLRHKVALISPTVLKDNGIPFSRITQEAGEFMVTFPYGYHSGFNHGFNCAEAINFATPRWIDYGKVASQCSCGEARVTFSMDAFVRILQPERYELWKRGQDRAAVDHTEPAALGSRELRAWREVRAPGRAALGLRHLPPRRAPHAPRPVAAGPGTRRRTSLRPASARPLPAQSSSSDAQSGAVPARTSRESGPSRPPPPNPSAPDLQPPTGRCGPGRRPREQGAQGPSIQARAKRRLSVGTGHAAQHCKAQPLPVDGGWMDKPAPPSPGLQRAAEASGSGCALVP; from the coding sequence ATGGAAGCTATGAAGTCTAAGACCAACTGTGCTCAGAACCCGAGTTGTGCCATAATGATATTTCATCCAACCAAAGAAGAGTTTAatgattttgataaatatattgcTTACATGGAATCCCAAGGCGCACACCGAGCAGGCCTCGCCAAGGTGATTCCACCCAAGGAATGGAAAGCCAGACAGACCTACGATGATATCAGTGACATCTTAATAGCCACTCCCCTCCAGCAGGTGGTCTCCGGGCAGGCAGGTGTGTTTACTCAGtaccataaaaagaagaaagccatGACAGTGGGGGAGTATTGCCATTTGGCGAACAGCAGAAAGTATGGGACTCCACCACACTCGGATTTTGAGGACTTGGAGCGAAAATACTGGAAAACCCGTCTGTACGATTCTCCGATCTATGGCGCTGACATCAGCGGCTCCTTGTTTGACGAAAACACGAAGGAGTGGAACCTTGGACACCTGGGAACCATTCAGGACCTGCTGGAGCAGGAGTGCGGCGTGGTCATCGAGGGCGTCAACACCCCCTACCTGTACTTTGGCATGTGGAAGACCACCTTCGCCTGGCACACGGAGGACATGGACCTTTACAGCATCAACTACCTGCACTTCGGGGAGCCCAAAACTTGGTACGCGGTGCCCCCAGAGCACGGCCAGCGCCTGGAACGCCTGGCCACGGAGCTCTTCCCGGGCAGCGCCCGCGCCTGCGAGGCCTTCCTGCGGCACAAGGTGGCTCTCATCTCGCCCACCGTCCTCAAGGACAACGGGATCCCCTTCAGTCGGATCACGCAGGAGGCTGGCGAGTTCATGGTGACGTTTCCCTATGGCTACCACTCTGGCTTCAACCATGGCTTCAACTGCGCAGAAGCCATCAACTTCGCCACCCCGCGCTGGATCGATTATGGCAAGGTGGCCTCCCAGTGCAGCTGCGGGGAGGCCCGGGTCACCTTTTCCATGGACGCCTTCGTGCGCATCCTGCAGCCCGAGCGCTATGAGCTGTGGAAGCGCGGGCAGGACCGGGCTGCCGTGGACCACACGGAGCCCGCGGCGCTGGGCAGCCGGGAGCTGCGCGCCTGGAGGGAGGTGCGCGCCCCCGGGAGAGCCGCGCTGGGCCTGAGGCACCTCCCCCCGCGCCGCGCCCCGCACGCCCCGCGGCCGGTGGCCGCTGGCCCGGGCACCCGCCGCCGCACCTCTCTGCGCCCGGCCTCCGCGCGCCCCTTGCCCGCGCAGAGCTCTTCCTCTGATGCGCAGTCCGGGGCTGTCCCCGCCCGCACCTCCCGGGAGTCTGGCCCCAGCCGGCCGCCGCCCCCCAACCCCTCTGCCCCAGATCTCCAGCCCCCCACTGGCAGGTGTGGTCCTGGTCGTCGTCCTCGGGAACAGGGTGCTCAGGGGCCTAGCATCCAGGCCCGGGCCAAGAGGCGCCTATCGGTGGGAACAGGGCACGCAGCTCAGCACTGCAAGGCTCAGCCCCTTCCTGTGGATGGAGGCTGGATGGACAAGCCCGCACCACCGAGCCCTGGGCTCCAGCGAGCGGCTGAGGCTTCCGGGTCCGGCTGTGCCCTTGTCCCCTAA